A section of the Telopea speciosissima isolate NSW1024214 ecotype Mountain lineage chromosome 3, Tspe_v1, whole genome shotgun sequence genome encodes:
- the LOC122654336 gene encoding dof zinc finger protein DOF5.6-like: MGITSLQVCMDTSEWLQGMTHEEAQMDSSSSPSGDIITCSRPLIERRLRPPHDQALKCPRCDSTHTKFCYYNNYSLSQPRYFCKTCRRYWTKGGSLRNIPVGGGCRKNKKVSVNKKSSDNNQTLNQHPTTSSYSHDGTDLHLSFPELHLSHLTSLLGHSSGNLGNPLLMESKYNALLENPSRPTVDFMENKFDAILGNPRNHDFMGSNHELGLMSGFGDVGHNGFTPSNLHSLCSPYGNGICLDGNNNATVVDTCQRLMLPFDQGSNEDPLNAVETKPNKQFLSLEWQDQGCSEVGRDSFGYLNSLGSWNGVMNGYGSSTSNPLV; the protein is encoded by the exons ATGGGCATTACCTCTCTCCAAGTTTGCATGGATACCTCTGAGTGGTTACAG GGTATGACACACGAGGAAGCACAGATGGATTCATCTTCATCGCCTTCTGGTGATATAATCACATGCTCAAGGCCCTTAATCGAGAGGAGACTAAGGCCTCCACATGATCAAGCTCTCAAGTGTCCTCGCTGCGATTCCACACATACTAAATTCTGTTACTACAACAACTACAGTCTCTCCCAGCCAAGATACTTCTGCAAGACATGTAGAAGGTATTGGACCAAGGGAGGTTCCCTACGCAACATCCCGGTTGGTGGTGGCTGcagaaagaacaagaaggtgTCTGTTAACAAGAAATCCAGTGATAACAATCAAACACTTAACCAACACCCCACCACCTCATCATACTCACACGACGGCACTGATCTGCACTTATCATTTCCTGAGTTGCATCTTTCACACCTCACATCCCTTTTAGGGCATTCTTCTGGGAATCTTGGGAACCCTCTTCTAATGGAGAGCAAGTACAATGCTCTACTAGAAAACCCTTCAAGGCCAACTGTTGATTTCATGGAGAATAAGTTTGATGCCATACTTGGAAACCCTAGAAACCATGACTTCATGGGAAGCAATCATGAATTGGGTCTTATGAGTGGTTTTGGTGATGTGGGTCATAATGGGTTTACACCTTCTAATCTCCATAGTCTCTGTTCACCATATGGGAATGGGATTTGCTTAGATGGGAACAATAATGCTACTGTAGTAGATACTTGTCAGAGGCTAATGCTTCCATTTGATCAAGGAAGTAATGAGGATCCATTAAATGCTGTAGAGACAAAACCAAATAAACAGTTCTTGTCTCTTGAATGGCAGGATCAAGGTTGCTCTGAAGTTGGAAGAGATTCCTTTGGGTATTTGAATAGTCTTGGATCATGGAATGGTGTAATGAATGGTTATGGATCTTCTACTTCAAACCCATTAGTTTAA